The genomic interval CGCGACTGACGCTTATCTCAACGCGGCTATTGCCAGCGCGCTAGGTGTCGCTTCGTCCGCGCAGTCTGGTGCCATCTATCACACGGACATCACCGCCGGTGGAACTATTAGCACTCCAGGCGATTACAGCTTAAGCCAAATCAACCTGGGAAATCACGCCGTCCTGACTCTCCAAGGCTCGGCTAGTGACTACTACATCTTTAACATCTCTGATAAATTGGTTCTCAACAGCGCATCTATTGTGCTGAGCGGCGGCATAGGCGCTTCGCATGTGCTCTTCAATCTTACTGGCACGGGTGGCTTTTCGGCGTCGGGGGGCATCGCCAATGGTCTGAATCCTCCGGGTGACGAGTCTGTTCTGTATGGCGTTGTGCTGGCGCCGGACTCTCAGATCAGCCTCACGCCAGGCGCTGTTGTTGGCGAGCTCATTGGCGGGATGAATATCAATATCGCTTCTGGTGCTTCTATCGAGGTTTCCTCGGTTCCGGACGGCGGGAGTTCACTGGTTCTTATGGGAATGGGCCTCGGTCTCCTGGGGCTAGTTAAGGCGAAGCTTATCAGTTAAGGTTTCAACATCCTCTCCGGAAACCGAGCCGGCATTTGCCGCCCGCTCGTATTTGCGTACGTCGATGTGCTGCCCGCAGCTCGAAGCGCTGGTTCGATTTTAGAGGGGGCAGCGGAAACCAAGAGGATGGCCTGATGACCGTTTGCCACTACGCCCGAAAGGGCAGGTACATTGGAAGTCATTGGCCCAATCATGTTCGCGCCTCTGCTCTACTCGGCGAAATTAGTGTCTCGCTCCGCCCGGTCGGTCCGGGCGTTGCTGGCGCGGATTTCGGCGATGTCCTCGTGAATGGCGGCAATCATGAGGTTTGCTCTGGTCGATGAATCGAGTCAGGGCAGCATCGAGATTGGTGACATGCTCTTCGGTTAGCGCGCGAACAAGCTATTCCGGGCCGACGTGGAAAGAAAGCTGAAAGCGGAAGCGAGGAGACACGAATTGCACGAAGGGGAAGGAGAAAGCAGAAAGCTGAAAAGTCCTTAGTTTTTCGTTTCGCCTTCAAAATTTCTGCTTTCCCCCGTAGGGAAGGAAGCGCAAAGCAGGAGCGGTGGGACACGAATTACACGAATTTACACGAAGGGGAAGGGGAAAGCCGAAAGCAGAAAGCAGAAAGCTGAAATCGCGTTACATCGGGTTAGGCCTCCAGTCCTGAGTTTTTCGCTCGCCTTCAAAACTTCTGCTTTCTGCTTTCGTTTTCCCCTCTCGCGATTGTCAGGGGAGACTACAGGATGGCTTTTTGGTCGTAAGTCGCTGGGATGGGCCTTATTATGCAGAGAATCGAGGGTTCAGCGGGTGAAAGCGTCGGAAATATTTACAATTTCGACAGGAAGGTCGCTTTGAGAATGGGAAATTCAGGTGATAGAATTGTACCTTCAAGTCATTGCGGTTGTGAGCTGTATGCGTTTACACCTCAATGTTTCGGCTCTTGGTTGCGATGTTGGCACGGACTGTGCGTCAGATGGTTTTGAACCTAAACGAATATCGAAACAAAACGACTTAAAGGGCAAGGACGAGAATGAAAATGAGAAATGTAATAATGGCGGTGGGCATGATTGGATGCGTGGTCGCCTTGGCCGCGCAGCCAGCCAGTGCTGATCAAATTACTTATAGCCTGGGGATCGCAAATTTCTCAGGCTACCCAGCCCCCTTCGGCAGCGCGACCGTGACTTGGAACACTACCACCACCGCCACAATCGAGTTCGACGCCAACTCAACGGCGCTTTACCAATATTTATTTGGGGGCACTGGAAGCGTTGCCGTCAACGTGAACGCAACATCGTGGAGCCTTGGCACAGTTACGGGGTCGAATCCGACCGGTTTTGGGCCGACGAGTTACAGCAATGGCGGCAGCGGCAATGAGGACGGATTTGGAAGCTTTAACCAGCAGATTAAGTCCGGCCAAAATGCTTACACGGACGCGTCCACCAAGATAGTATTCGGCCTCACGGATACTTCTGGAACGTGGGCTAATGCAGCCAGTGTCCTGAGCCCCAACGGGTCCGGCTACGTCGTGGCGGCCCATATCTATATCGCGGGTAATCCCGCCAGTCCTACGGATGCCGCATTTCTAACCGGTTTCGCGGTCGACGGCGGCTCCACCTCTGTTCCGGACGGTGGCTCGACAGTCGCCTTGTTGGGCGTGGCGATGCTGGGCATCGGCTCGGTTCGCCGGGTATTCAGCAAGAAGTAACCAACCTTCTCCTTTTCAACAGGCGCAGAGCTCAGTTCTGCGCCTTTTTTGCTTTTTGGGTACCCGGGGCACGACGGTCGTGGCGCACATACTTGCCTGTGGCGTGGGTGAAAGCAGAAAGCACAAAGCAGAGAGCAGAAATTGGGGTTGAGTTCACGGGCAACCATTGAAATGAGTTTCGATTTCCCCCTTTTGCCGTTATTTTACTCGGAATGCGCGCTGAAACCGACAAGCTCAAGCTGGAAGCTTTCATGTCTGCCTTGGGAAACCGCGTGCGCGGAGAAGGCTCCATTTATTTGACTGGCGGCGCTACTGCCGTTTTGCACGGCTGGCGCCCCATGACCATTGACGTGGACCTCAAGGCCGACCCGGAGCCACCGGGATTTTTTGAAGCGTTGGCGCTCTTGAAGGATGAATTGGACATCAACGTGGAACTGGCCAGTCCCGACGATTTTATTCCTGCTGTTCCCGGTTGGCGCGAACGCAGCCTCCGGCAGGAAAAAGGCGATGCCTACTCGCGATATAACGCTTTGCAGCGAGAATTGGTCAGCTTTGAAATGGCGCTGGATCGTAAACAGGGGAGAGCCAAAAGTTGAAAGGTGAAAGCGGAAAGCTGGGAGGGCAGAATCATTAGAACGCGTTTTGAAATCGTAGCAGCCGACGCAGGGAGGCTCCAATTTCCTGCAGAATCAGAACGATCAGCGACCGCTTGCCAACTTCTGTGGAACGCCAACCGTTATCCGTAATTGCGGGGGCGGATTCCGTAAACGCTCGTATCGCAACGGGTTGCATTATTACGGCTTCAGCACTTATGTTAGGCGGAATGTCGTTGCCTGCCTTTAACTTCCAGGCCCCTTCTCGTCCGTATATTGGCAGAACCTGCTTGGCGCTGCTTGTGGCAACGCTCGTGGGCTGGTTCGTCCTGGTTATGGGGCAGACCTTTGCGAATGCCCAAACGAACTTCCAGCGGATACTGTCGTTTGGGCCGGTGGCGCAGTTGGGGAGTTCGCCTCGGGCGGCGCTAATGGAGGGGAGTGACGGGATGCTGTATGGGACCACGTACGCGGGCGGGAGCAATAATATCGGGACGGTGTTCAGGATTGCAAAGGATGGGAGTGGGTTCGGGGTGCTGCACAGTCTTTCCGAGGGGTCCTATCCGTATGCG from Verrucomicrobiia bacterium carries:
- a CDS encoding VPDSG-CTERM sorting domain-containing protein — protein: MRNVIMAVGMIGCVVALAAQPASADQITYSLGIANFSGYPAPFGSATVTWNTTTTATIEFDANSTALYQYLFGGTGSVAVNVNATSWSLGTVTGSNPTGFGPTSYSNGGSGNEDGFGSFNQQIKSGQNAYTDASTKIVFGLTDTSGTWANAASVLSPNGSGYVVAAHIYIAGNPASPTDAAFLTGFAVDGGSTSVPDGGSTVALLGVAMLGIGSVRRVFSKK
- a CDS encoding choice-of-anchor tandem repeat GloVer-containing protein, producing MATLVGWFVLVMGQTFANAQTNFQRILSFGPVAQLGSSPRAALMEGSDGMLYGTTYAGGSNNIGTVFRIAKDGSGFGVLHSLSEGSYPYA